From the genome of Helicobacter sp. 12S02232-10, one region includes:
- the bamA gene encoding outer membrane protein assembly factor BamA — protein sequence MSPMLAGEVTNIQEGDQLDAAKLNKAILALYNQGYFKDVYATFDSGVLTFHFTEKPRVASIEIKGYGTEQEKETLYTQMGIKKGDTFDEQKLEKAKTILKTVLEYQGYYGTVVETDITPVSSDGAYAIILNVNRGDNIIIKKASYDGREKLKVKDIESLSANKERDFMGWMWGLNDGKLHLNELEYDSLRIQDVYMRHGFLDANISSPFLDANFSTYTANLYYKIIEGIQYKVSGIEIDIDNEVVPVSKLLKTIKVRKKDIFNIENLRADTQILKREIADKGYAFAVVKPDLDKNEAKGTVKVIYHIQVGEKVHINDVIISGNTRTSDRIIRREILLAPGDQYSLSEVANSENALRRLGFFDNVKIEERRVSADSMDLLVNVQEGRTGQLQFGLGYGSYGGLMINGSVSERNLFGTGQNGSIYANISTGTGQSYNGIRNSGRQFSGNISLSNPRIFDSRYSTSANLYANYYVNYQYVEQSGGFGFTVGRLLTNTLRASLGYDINVTKTFNFSSPLYERYYASNTQVIGTTEAGTPVYGIWNTDHHIPVASSITPSISFDNTDDYYFPKNGIIASAYAQFNGIGGNVKNAKLYAKFAGYYHLKNLIGLDLIARYKAQGGYIFRYNPQDFLAINSTFYMGGVTTIRGFQSGSVSPRDQFGLWVGGDGLFTNSVELSYGLLEAAKMRVSAYFDYGFITYKGLSSNPKQADFINYGIPSHGKEMLEWRAATGVALEWVSPIGPIVLVFPIKVFNKQPGDYTSNFEFTMGTRF from the coding sequence ATGTCTCCAATGCTAGCTGGTGAAGTTACCAATATTCAAGAAGGCGATCAGCTAGATGCGGCCAAACTGAATAAAGCAATACTTGCACTCTATAATCAAGGGTATTTCAAAGATGTTTATGCCACATTTGATTCAGGCGTATTGACATTTCATTTCACCGAAAAGCCACGAGTGGCAAGTATTGAGATCAAAGGCTATGGAACCGAACAAGAAAAAGAAACTCTTTATACTCAAATGGGCATCAAAAAAGGCGACACTTTTGATGAACAAAAACTTGAAAAAGCAAAAACTATCCTAAAGACCGTCCTTGAATACCAAGGCTATTACGGCACAGTAGTGGAAACCGATATTACTCCAGTTAGTTCCGATGGGGCTTACGCCATCATTCTCAACGTCAATCGCGGAGATAATATCATCATCAAAAAAGCCTCTTATGATGGCAGGGAAAAACTTAAGGTCAAAGATATTGAATCTCTAAGTGCAAATAAAGAACGTGATTTTATGGGTTGGATGTGGGGATTGAACGATGGCAAACTCCATCTAAACGAACTCGAATACGATAGCTTAAGAATTCAAGATGTTTATATGAGGCACGGTTTCTTAGATGCAAATATTTCTTCACCTTTCTTGGACGCCAATTTTTCGACTTATACCGCAAATCTTTATTACAAAATTATCGAAGGAATACAATATAAAGTCTCAGGCATAGAAATCGATATTGATAATGAAGTCGTGCCAGTCTCTAAGCTCCTCAAGACAATCAAGGTACGTAAAAAAGATATTTTTAATATCGAAAATCTACGTGCCGATACTCAAATACTCAAGCGTGAAATAGCCGATAAGGGCTATGCTTTTGCAGTTGTAAAACCAGATCTTGATAAAAATGAGGCTAAAGGAACAGTCAAAGTCATCTACCATATTCAAGTCGGTGAAAAAGTCCATATTAACGACGTTATTATTTCAGGCAACACGCGTACAAGTGATCGTATTATCCGCCGAGAAATTCTTCTTGCTCCTGGGGATCAATACAGCCTTAGCGAAGTTGCCAATTCTGAAAATGCCCTTAGGAGGCTTGGCTTTTTTGACAATGTCAAAATCGAAGAAAGACGTGTCAGTGCAGATTCAATGGATCTGCTTGTAAATGTTCAAGAAGGCAGGACGGGGCAACTTCAATTCGGACTTGGATATGGGAGCTATGGAGGATTGATGATTAATGGCTCAGTAAGCGAAAGAAACCTATTTGGAACGGGGCAAAATGGAAGTATTTATGCCAATATTTCAACCGGAACAGGACAAAGTTATAATGGAATTAGGAACAGCGGACGACAATTTTCGGGCAATATTTCTTTGAGCAATCCTAGAATTTTTGACAGCCGATACAGCACTTCGGCCAACCTATATGCCAATTACTACGTAAATTATCAATATGTTGAGCAATCTGGGGGCTTTGGATTTACAGTGGGACGACTCCTTACCAATACGCTCCGAGCAAGTTTAGGATATGATATCAATGTAACAAAAACTTTTAATTTTTCCTCTCCTCTTTATGAAAGATATTATGCTTCTAACACCCAAGTTATAGGTACCACAGAGGCTGGAACACCTGTTTATGGGATTTGGAACACAGACCATCATATCCCTGTTGCAAGTTCCATCACTCCAAGCATTAGTTTTGACAATACAGATGACTACTATTTCCCCAAAAATGGCATTATCGCTTCAGCTTATGCCCAATTTAATGGCATTGGCGGAAATGTCAAAAATGCAAAGCTTTATGCAAAGTTCGCAGGTTACTATCACCTAAAAAATCTTATCGGGCTTGATTTGATTGCTAGATACAAAGCTCAAGGAGGATATATATTCCGTTACAATCCTCAAGATTTTTTAGCCATCAATAGTACTTTTTATATGGGAGGCGTAACTACCATCAGAGGTTTCCAAAGCGGTTCTGTCTCTCCAAGGGATCAATTTGGATTATGGGTTGGAGGTGATGGACTTTTTACCAACTCCGTCGAACTCAGCTATGGGCTTTTAGAAGCGGCGAAAATGAGAGTTTCTGCTTATTTTGATTATGGCTTTATCACTTATAAAGGTTTATCTTCCAATCCAAAACAAGCTGATTTTATCAATTACGGTATCCCTTCTCACGGCAAAGAAATGCTTGAATGGAGGGCAGCTACTGGCGTAGCATTAGAATGGGTTTCCCCTATTGGTCCGATTGTGTTAGTATTCCCTATCAAGGTTTTCAATAAGCAGCCCGGCGATTACACTTCAAATTTCGAATTCACAATGGGCACAAGATTCTAA
- the mqnE gene encoding aminofutalosine synthase MqnE yields the protein MDLLDKTLKGDNLNANELSKLYEYDIFTLGKAADTIRRKKYDNKVFFNMNRHINPSNICADVCKFCAFSASRKNPNPYEMSIDEILSQAISSYKRGAKEIHIVSAHNPNWSYNWYLELFSEVKKSLPDVHLKAMTAAEVDYLDRKFGVGYQKILEDMAKAGVNSMPGGGAEIFDEKVRKHICNGKVSSQRWIEIHQYWHSLGKMSNCTMLFGHIENRENRIDHMLRIKNAQQDFNIVEAKKGGFNAFIPLLYQKQNNYLKVDDFPSGQEILKTISIARIILQNVPHIKAYWATLSMNLALVAQEFGADDMDGTIQAESIQSAGGAKSKSGMEKDDMVFQIKNAGFRAIERDSLYNELKEW from the coding sequence ATGGATCTCTTAGACAAAACCCTCAAAGGAGACAATCTCAATGCAAATGAACTTTCAAAGCTCTATGAATATGATATTTTTACCTTAGGTAAAGCAGCCGATACAATCCGAAGAAAAAAATATGACAATAAAGTTTTCTTCAATATGAACCGCCACATTAATCCTAGCAATATTTGTGCAGATGTATGTAAATTTTGTGCATTCTCAGCAAGCAGAAAAAATCCAAATCCTTATGAAATGAGTATTGATGAAATCCTCTCTCAAGCAATCAGTTCATATAAAAGAGGAGCTAAAGAAATCCATATCGTAAGTGCGCACAATCCTAATTGGAGCTACAATTGGTATCTAGAACTTTTTAGCGAAGTCAAAAAAAGTCTTCCTGATGTCCATCTCAAAGCAATGACAGCAGCAGAAGTCGATTATCTGGATAGAAAGTTTGGTGTTGGTTATCAAAAAATTTTGGAAGATATGGCAAAGGCAGGAGTAAATTCAATGCCCGGAGGCGGGGCTGAGATTTTTGATGAAAAAGTCAGAAAGCACATCTGCAATGGAAAAGTAAGCTCTCAAAGATGGATCGAAATTCATCAATATTGGCATTCATTGGGAAAAATGAGCAATTGTACAATGCTTTTTGGGCATATTGAAAATCGTGAAAACAGAATTGATCATATGCTAAGAATCAAAAATGCTCAACAGGATTTTAACATTGTTGAAGCCAAAAAAGGTGGTTTTAATGCTTTCATTCCCCTGCTTTATCAAAAACAAAACAATTATTTAAAAGTCGATGATTTTCCCAGCGGTCAAGAAATTCTCAAAACTATCAGCATTGCTAGAATCATTTTGCAAAATGTTCCTCATATTAAAGCATATTGGGCAACATTGAGTATGAATCTTGCACTAGTCGCTCAAGAATTTGGAGCCGATGATATGGATGGAACAATCCAAGCTGAATCCATACAATCTGCAGGAGGAGCTAAAAGCAAATCAGGAATGGAAAAAGACGATATGGTTTTTCAAATCAAAAATGCAGGTTTTAGAGCCATAGAAAGAGATAGTCTTTATAATGAATTGAAAGAATGGTAA
- the moaA gene encoding GTP 3',8-cyclase MoaA encodes MLQDSFGRTIDYIRVSVTKQCNFRCQYCMPETPIDFFENENYIPLENVLEFLKIAIDEGIKKIRITGGEPLLRKDLSAFIASIHQYDPNIQIALTTNAFLLKKYALSLKEAGLTRINISLDSLKRDRVLKISKKDALDAVLEGIEEALKVGLKMKLNMVPLKGINDDEIIDMLEFAKNKGILIRYIEYMENTHAKQQLIGLKENEILHCINQKYPAKLLEKENFGPAKIYKIADNYAFGIIAPHNDDFCKSCNRIRLTSEGTICPCLYYQDSVDAKKAMLNKDPEEMKKVLHQSVLNKPEKNQWNEEGILEEISARAFYYTGG; translated from the coding sequence ATGTTGCAAGACAGTTTTGGAAGAACTATTGATTATATCCGCGTATCTGTGACCAAGCAGTGCAATTTCAGATGCCAATATTGTATGCCTGAGACACCGATAGACTTTTTTGAAAACGAAAATTATATTCCTTTAGAAAACGTTTTAGAGTTTTTGAAAATTGCCATTGATGAGGGGATCAAAAAAATCCGAATTACTGGCGGAGAACCCCTTCTAAGAAAAGACTTAAGCGCATTTATTGCCTCCATCCACCAATACGATCCAAACATTCAAATCGCTCTTACAACAAATGCTTTTTTACTCAAAAAATATGCCCTCTCACTCAAAGAAGCAGGACTTACACGCATAAATATCTCTTTAGATTCCTTAAAAAGGGATCGGGTTCTGAAAATCTCCAAAAAAGACGCTTTGGATGCCGTTTTAGAAGGAATAGAAGAAGCATTAAAAGTCGGCTTGAAAATGAAACTCAATATGGTACCTTTGAAAGGAATTAATGATGATGAGATTATTGATATGCTTGAATTTGCCAAAAATAAAGGTATTTTGATTCGCTACATCGAATATATGGAAAATACACACGCAAAGCAGCAACTCATAGGTCTTAAAGAAAATGAGATACTCCATTGTATCAATCAAAAATATCCTGCCAAACTTCTGGAAAAAGAAAATTTTGGACCTGCCAAAATCTATAAAATAGCAGATAATTACGCTTTTGGTATTATTGCGCCGCATAACGACGATTTTTGCAAAAGCTGCAATCGCATTCGATTGACCTCAGAAGGCACAATTTGTCCTTGCCTTTATTATCAAGATTCCGTAGATGCGAAAAAAGCAATGCTAAACAAAGATCCTGAAGAAATGAAAAAAGTCCTGCATCAATCAGTTCTAAACAAACCTGAAAAAAATCAATGGAACGAAGAAGGTATCCTTGAAGAAATATCTGCAAGGGCATTCTACTATACCGGAGGATAA
- the mobA gene encoding molybdenum cofactor guanylyltransferase MobA, producing MPEIEAVQCVILAGGKSSRMGVNKALLPFDGEKSLIVYQYKKMSKIFKNVCISCKKEGVFDLDAVFLYEKSDIFSPLIGIENAFNTLGASKIFFVSVDTPFLKSVTIEKLCDVWSGYDIVYPKTKEKSHYLIGLWDQNVCKALSQAIQNKEYKVGRMISRLNSFGIEFQDNKEFSNLNTYGDYLKALEMIRKQNG from the coding sequence GTGCCTGAAATTGAAGCTGTCCAATGTGTGATTCTTGCAGGAGGAAAAAGCTCAAGAATGGGGGTTAATAAAGCTTTACTTCCATTTGATGGCGAAAAGAGTCTCATTGTTTATCAATATAAAAAAATGAGCAAAATTTTTAAAAATGTTTGCATTTCTTGCAAAAAAGAGGGAGTTTTTGATTTGGACGCAGTTTTTTTATATGAAAAAAGTGATATTTTTTCACCTCTCATAGGGATTGAAAATGCTTTTAACACGCTTGGAGCGTCCAAAATATTTTTTGTCAGTGTGGATACCCCTTTTTTAAAATCGGTCACGATTGAAAAATTATGTGATGTTTGGAGCGGATATGATATTGTTTATCCTAAAACAAAGGAAAAATCTCATTATCTCATTGGCTTATGGGATCAAAATGTGTGCAAGGCTTTAAGTCAAGCCATTCAGAACAAGGAATACAAAGTGGGCAGAATGATTTCAAGATTAAACTCTTTTGGTATAGAGTTTCAGGATAATAAAGAGTTTAGCAACCTTAACACATATGGAGATTATCTCAAAGCATTAGAGATGATAAGGAAACAAAATGGCTGA
- the flhB gene encoding flagellar biosynthesis protein FlhB: MAEEQEKTEAPSSHKIQKAREEGNVAKSPEIVGFSGLLIGLLSIFVIFPFWLKHFEEIYKQALEWMRMDFTTENVFNLFLGLLGNILMMILPVFLVLIIAGIVGNIAQFGFLLSTKAIVPKLSKINPITGMKNLFSVKKLLDGMMITLKVFVAFGVGFFVFAGFLGDLEHIALFNLFDQMLWFRNKALILIAVLLFLFFVMAMADFIIKRRQYIKSLRMSKQEVKDEYKQQEGNPEVRAKIRQMMLKNSMSKMMGAIPSANVVVTNPTHYAIALRFKETDPAPVVVAKGIDHLAIRIKGIAREHDIEIIENPKLARELYKEVDIDAPIPKILFEAVAIVFAQVAKIQQTKGKKFL; encoded by the coding sequence ATGGCTGAAGAACAAGAGAAAACCGAAGCTCCTTCCTCGCATAAAATTCAAAAAGCTAGAGAGGAGGGAAATGTTGCTAAAAGTCCTGAAATAGTAGGTTTTAGTGGGCTTTTAATTGGATTATTAAGTATTTTTGTTATTTTTCCTTTTTGGCTCAAGCATTTTGAAGAGATTTATAAGCAGGCTTTAGAATGGATGCGAATGGATTTTACAACGGAGAATGTTTTCAATCTTTTTTTAGGATTATTGGGAAATATTTTGATGATGATTTTGCCTGTATTTTTAGTTTTAATAATTGCTGGGATTGTCGGCAATATTGCTCAATTCGGATTTTTGCTCAGTACAAAAGCAATTGTTCCAAAATTGAGCAAAATCAATCCTATCACTGGGATGAAGAATCTTTTTTCTGTTAAAAAGCTTTTGGATGGAATGATGATCACTCTAAAGGTTTTTGTGGCTTTTGGGGTTGGGTTTTTTGTCTTTGCGGGATTTTTGGGAGATTTAGAGCATATTGCTCTTTTTAATTTGTTTGACCAAATGCTTTGGTTTCGAAATAAAGCACTGATTCTCATTGCTGTATTGCTTTTTTTGTTTTTTGTGATGGCAATGGCGGATTTTATCATCAAAAGACGCCAATATATCAAATCTTTGAGGATGAGCAAACAAGAGGTAAAAGATGAATACAAACAACAAGAGGGGAATCCGGAAGTACGTGCAAAAATTCGTCAAATGATGCTAAAAAATTCAATGAGCAAAATGATGGGTGCCATACCAAGTGCAAATGTTGTGGTCACAAACCCAACGCATTATGCCATTGCTCTCCGTTTTAAAGAGACCGATCCTGCACCTGTAGTTGTAGCTAAAGGGATTGATCATTTAGCCATTAGGATCAAAGGCATTGCAAGGGAACACGATATTGAAATCATCGAAAATCCTAAACTTGCTAGAGAACTTTATAAGGAAGTTGATATTGATGCACCTATCCCGAAAATTTTGTTTGAAGCTGTTGCAATTGTGTTTGCACAGGTGGCAAAAATCCAACAGACAAAAGGAAAAAAGTTTTTATAA
- a CDS encoding alpha/beta fold hydrolase: MKTIKNLTFKSDFGCIAYDKYIPDTPKGVVIQIAHGMIEHKERYEWLCKSFAQAGYHVFINDHRGHGESILGEVTWGEMGQNGFEKAVKDMLDLRMIISKELPSYKLVLLGHSMGSLLSRRFLQLYEDKIDALILSGTPTPNPFLGFGVVLFRIMDKLGVRSSPKIGDLFSFNAKFKALYKNKNNPLKNYWSCSDENVVKAYLEDPKCRFRFTLNSFANLFEGMKKVFSPYPHKPAKPELPILFISGSEDVCGNFGKGVQKAYNHLLSQGYNNTSLKIFQDARHEIFNEPLKMEYLDFTFQWLKDKNL; this comes from the coding sequence ATGAAAACGATAAAAAATTTAACTTTCAAAAGTGATTTTGGTTGTATTGCTTATGATAAATATATTCCCGACACTCCCAAAGGGGTTGTAATACAAATTGCCCACGGAATGATTGAGCACAAAGAAAGATATGAATGGCTGTGCAAATCTTTTGCCCAAGCGGGTTATCACGTTTTTATCAATGATCATCGCGGGCACGGGGAAAGTATCCTAGGTGAAGTCACTTGGGGAGAAATGGGTCAAAATGGTTTTGAAAAAGCTGTTAAAGATATGTTGGATTTGCGTATGATTATCAGCAAAGAACTTCCTTCCTATAAACTTGTACTACTTGGGCATAGTATGGGATCATTGCTCTCAAGAAGATTCCTTCAACTTTATGAGGATAAAATCGATGCTCTAATCCTCTCAGGCACACCCACTCCCAATCCTTTTTTGGGATTTGGAGTGGTTCTTTTTAGGATAATGGATAAACTTGGCGTGCGCTCAAGCCCAAAAATTGGGGATTTATTTTCTTTCAATGCAAAATTTAAAGCGCTCTACAAAAATAAAAATAATCCTTTAAAAAACTATTGGTCGTGTAGTGATGAAAACGTTGTGAAAGCTTATTTGGAAGATCCCAAATGCCGATTCCGCTTCACTCTAAACAGCTTTGCCAATCTGTTTGAAGGAATGAAAAAGGTATTTTCCCCCTACCCGCATAAGCCTGCCAAACCTGAATTGCCCATATTGTTTATAAGCGGTTCAGAAGATGTTTGCGGTAATTTTGGTAAAGGGGTTCAAAAAGCCTATAATCATCTTTTATCTCAAGGTTATAACAATACTAGTCTGAAAATCTTTCAGGACGCACGGCATGAAATTTTTAATGAACCGCTTAAGATGGAGTATCTTGATTTTACATTCCAATGGCTCAAAGATAAAAATTTATAG
- a CDS encoding fumarylacetoacetate hydrolase family protein — translation MKILTFKQTLNARQQVGILNLDGEKIIPLEDLGLRIDCVEDLIKHWDKSLEERLKKTLISYKDGFWLEDVFKLAPIPHPSQEIICLGINYLDHAKESAKFKKEEFGGKREEAVYFGKRVSEATPDGGIIPSHAHLTQKLDYEVELGVIIGKDARNVKKENAFDYVFGYTIINDISARDIQLKHKQWYFGKSLEGSAPMGPWIVTKDEFSCPLALEISSYVNGELRQKSSTDLMIFDIAYVIEELSAGMLLRAGSILSMGTPSGVGMGFEPPKFLKSGDRVECHIEGIGSLKNTIGE, via the coding sequence ATGAAAATTCTTACTTTTAAACAAACTTTAAATGCTCGCCAACAAGTCGGAATTTTGAACCTTGATGGAGAAAAAATTATCCCCTTAGAGGATTTGGGTTTGAGGATTGATTGTGTGGAAGATTTAATCAAACATTGGGATAAATCTTTGGAAGAGAGGCTTAAAAAAACCCTTATTTCTTATAAAGATGGTTTTTGGCTTGAAGATGTTTTTAAGCTTGCCCCGATACCTCATCCCTCTCAAGAGATCATTTGTTTAGGCATTAATTATCTTGATCACGCCAAAGAATCAGCAAAGTTCAAAAAAGAGGAGTTTGGAGGCAAAAGAGAAGAGGCTGTCTATTTTGGCAAACGGGTGAGCGAAGCTACTCCTGATGGGGGAATCATCCCCTCTCACGCTCATTTGACTCAAAAGTTGGATTATGAGGTCGAATTGGGTGTGATTATAGGCAAAGATGCTCGAAATGTGAAAAAAGAGAATGCCTTTGATTATGTTTTTGGCTATACGATTATCAATGATATCAGTGCTAGAGATATTCAATTGAAACATAAACAATGGTATTTTGGTAAAAGCTTGGAAGGCTCTGCGCCAATGGGTCCTTGGATAGTTACAAAAGATGAGTTTTCTTGCCCGTTAGCGTTAGAAATTTCAAGCTATGTTAATGGCGAACTTCGTCAGAAAAGTTCTACGGACTTGATGATTTTTGATATTGCTTATGTGATTGAAGAGTTGAGCGCAGGAATGCTTTTAAGGGCTGGGAGTATTTTATCAATGGGAACGCCTTCAGGCGTAGGAATGGGGTTTGAACCCCCAAAATTTCTTAAAAGTGGTGACAGAGTGGAATGCCATATTGAAGGAATTGGCAGTTTGAAAAATACAATTGGGGAATGA
- a CDS encoding aminotransferase class I/II-fold pyridoxal phosphate-dependent enzyme yields the protein MPNTSFHQETLAIHKGYTKDFQQTMSVPIYQTTAYAFENSDQAGARFALQELGNIYSRLTNPTNDVLEKRLASLEGGASGLVTSSGSAAIFYAITNLASSGDNIAVADKIYGGSANLFLHTLKNFGIEARVFSIDNPDTLEPLIDSKTKAIFFESLSNPQIAIAPIEKITAIAKKYSIVTICDNTVATPILFNPIKWGVDVVVHSLSKYASGQGSTISGGIIDREGLNDLIKENPRYPQFNTPDPSYHGLIYADVPLPIFNLRIRTALLRDIGATLSPFNAWLVLQGLETLKVRIYEHSANALKIAKFLSSHQEVLSVNYPGLPNNAYHELSKKYFKEGLCSGLVSFEIRGDLKRAKKICDSTKIFSVVVNIGDTKSLIVHPASTTHSQLNEKQLKEVGILPNTIRLSVGLENAQDLIADLSKAIEG from the coding sequence ATGCCAAACACATCATTTCACCAAGAAACTTTAGCAATTCATAAAGGCTATACCAAAGATTTTCAACAAACAATGAGCGTACCTATTTACCAAACTACTGCCTATGCGTTTGAAAATTCCGATCAGGCCGGAGCGCGTTTTGCACTCCAAGAACTCGGGAACATATATTCCCGATTGACTAACCCAACCAACGATGTTCTTGAAAAGCGTCTCGCTTCTTTAGAAGGTGGGGCAAGCGGGCTTGTTACATCAAGCGGAAGTGCTGCGATCTTTTATGCAATTACCAACCTCGCGAGTTCTGGTGATAATATCGCCGTAGCAGACAAAATTTATGGTGGTTCAGCTAATTTATTTCTTCATACGCTAAAAAATTTTGGGATAGAAGCAAGGGTTTTCTCCATTGATAATCCTGACACTTTAGAACCTCTGATTGATTCTAAAACTAAAGCGATTTTTTTTGAAAGCTTAAGTAATCCTCAAATTGCCATCGCTCCTATAGAAAAAATTACTGCAATTGCCAAAAAATATAGCATTGTCACAATCTGTGATAATACCGTCGCCACTCCGATACTTTTCAATCCAATAAAATGGGGTGTAGATGTTGTAGTACATAGCCTGAGCAAATACGCCAGTGGTCAAGGAAGTACAATATCGGGCGGAATTATTGATAGAGAAGGGCTTAATGACCTCATCAAAGAAAATCCACGATACCCTCAATTTAATACACCCGATCCTAGTTATCACGGATTGATCTATGCTGATGTTCCGCTTCCTATCTTCAACCTCAGAATTCGAACAGCTCTATTACGCGATATCGGGGCGACATTAAGCCCATTCAATGCGTGGTTGGTTTTACAAGGACTTGAAACACTTAAGGTTCGCATTTATGAACATAGTGCCAATGCACTCAAAATTGCAAAATTCCTCTCATCCCATCAAGAAGTCTTGTCTGTTAATTATCCAGGATTGCCAAATAATGCCTATCACGAATTGTCCAAAAAATATTTCAAAGAAGGATTGTGTAGCGGTCTTGTAAGTTTTGAAATTCGAGGGGATTTAAAGCGGGCTAAAAAAATTTGTGATAGCACAAAAATCTTTAGCGTTGTGGTCAATATCGGAGATACTAAATCTTTAATTGTCCATCCTGCCTCAACAACGCATTCCCAACTGAATGAAAAACAGCTTAAAGAGGTAGGCATCTTGCCCAATACAATTCGATTGAGTGTCGGATTAGAAAATGCACAAGATCTGATTGCAGATTTATCAAAGGCAATTGAAGGATAA
- the lhgO gene encoding L-2-hydroxyglutarate oxidase translates to MYDFIIVGGGIIGVSTAMQLLEKYPRLKVALLEKEDALARHQTGHNSGVIHAGVYYTPGSLKAQFCFEGNRLIKEFCTQNQIKFDVCGKILVATTELEMQRMKALWDRTQANGLERYWLDEKELKEKESKITGLGGIFFPASGITNYSEVAYAMAKIFQNNGGQIFYKSEVVQIAENSSGVTLHTRSEKFETKYMISCAGLYSDKIVSMIGAKRDFVICPFRGEYYQLADSCNDIVQHLIYPIPEPDVPFLGVHLTKMIDGYVTVGPNAVLAFKREGYKKTDINFKDLFEMLTHKGILKVIKKNFTTGVREMKNSFFKKGYLHLIQKYCPQLQTQDLFPYPAGVRAQAVSNEGELIEDFLFVCTQRTINVCNAPSPAATSSIPIGRYILKKAEEILKNND, encoded by the coding sequence ATGTATGATTTTATCATTGTCGGAGGGGGTATCATAGGCGTTTCTACAGCTATGCAGCTTTTAGAAAAATATCCTAGATTAAAAGTTGCTCTATTGGAAAAAGAAGACGCTTTAGCCCGACACCAAACCGGTCATAACAGTGGCGTCATTCACGCCGGAGTTTATTATACGCCTGGAAGTCTGAAGGCTCAATTTTGTTTTGAGGGTAACAGATTGATCAAAGAATTCTGTACTCAAAATCAAATCAAATTTGATGTTTGTGGCAAAATACTTGTCGCTACCACTGAACTTGAAATGCAGCGAATGAAAGCCTTGTGGGATAGAACTCAAGCCAACGGACTAGAAAGATACTGGCTAGATGAAAAAGAACTAAAGGAAAAAGAATCAAAGATCACAGGTCTTGGAGGCATATTTTTCCCCGCTAGTGGCATTACAAATTATTCTGAGGTTGCTTATGCAATGGCAAAAATTTTTCAAAATAATGGCGGACAAATCTTTTATAAAAGTGAAGTCGTTCAGATTGCAGAAAACTCTTCAGGAGTAACCCTTCATACCCGTTCTGAAAAATTTGAAACAAAATATATGATCTCATGCGCAGGGTTATATTCTGATAAAATCGTTTCAATGATAGGGGCAAAAAGAGATTTTGTGATCTGCCCTTTCAGGGGAGAATATTACCAACTTGCAGACTCCTGCAATGATATTGTGCAACATTTGATTTATCCGATACCAGAACCTGACGTACCATTTTTGGGCGTCCATCTGACAAAAATGATTGATGGGTATGTTACGGTTGGACCCAACGCAGTTTTAGCTTTCAAGCGCGAAGGGTATAAAAAAACGGATATAAATTTCAAAGATCTGTTTGAAATGCTCACACATAAAGGAATTTTAAAAGTCATCAAAAAAAATTTTACAACCGGTGTGCGTGAAATGAAAAACTCCTTTTTTAAAAAAGGTTATTTGCATTTGATTCAAAAATACTGTCCGCAACTCCAAACCCAAGATTTATTTCCCTATCCTGCAGGTGTAAGAGCCCAAGCTGTAAGTAATGAGGGAGAGTTAATTGAGGATTTTCTGTTTGTTTGCACACAAAGAACCATCAATGTTTGCAACGCGCCATCTCCTGCAGCAACCTCAAGTATTCCGATTGGGAGATATATTTTAAAAAAAGCAGAAGAAATACTTAAAAACAATGATTAA